In the genome of Spirochaetia bacterium, one region contains:
- the metA gene encoding homoserine O-succinyltransferase, which produces MPIKIPNDLPAKVVLERENIFTMEEGRAYSQDIRPLRIAIVNLMPTKISTETQLARLLGNSPLQVEVDLIQMSTHESKNTSAEHMLAFYKTFADIKKNHYDGMIITGAPVEQLPFEQVEYWGELCKIMEWSKTHVHSTFHICWGAQAGLYYHYGIHKVPLKKKLFGVYKHKVTYDHPILLRGFDEVFLVPHSRYTTVLRSDIEHVHELKILAASEEAGPYAISNDKGKQIFITGHSEYDRLTLSDEYFRDKEKGLPIQVPYNYFPDDDDTKTPIMTWRGHANLLFSNWLNYFVYQTTPFELKLAGTSKDQHKIFYAE; this is translated from the coding sequence ATGCCGATAAAAATTCCCAATGATCTGCCAGCAAAAGTTGTACTTGAGCGCGAGAATATATTTACCATGGAAGAAGGACGGGCCTATAGCCAGGACATCCGTCCGCTTCGTATTGCAATCGTCAACCTGATGCCTACAAAGATCAGTACGGAAACACAGTTGGCCAGACTGCTGGGCAACAGTCCTCTGCAAGTTGAAGTCGACCTCATCCAAATGAGCACACATGAAAGCAAGAACACCAGTGCCGAACATATGCTTGCTTTCTACAAGACTTTTGCTGATATCAAGAAAAACCACTATGACGGGATGATCATAACAGGAGCTCCTGTCGAACAGCTACCCTTCGAGCAAGTGGAATATTGGGGCGAGCTGTGCAAGATCATGGAATGGAGCAAGACACATGTGCATTCCACTTTCCATATCTGCTGGGGAGCCCAGGCAGGGTTGTATTATCACTATGGAATTCACAAAGTACCGTTGAAAAAGAAGCTGTTCGGGGTCTATAAGCATAAGGTTACCTACGACCATCCGATTCTCCTGCGTGGTTTCGATGAAGTCTTCCTTGTGCCCCATTCCCGTTATACGACGGTACTCCGTTCAGATATCGAGCATGTGCATGAACTGAAGATCCTCGCAGCATCGGAGGAGGCAGGTCCATATGCAATCTCCAATGACAAGGGGAAACAGATTTTCATAACCGGACACAGTGAATACGACAGGCTGACATTGAGCGATGAATATTTCCGTGACAAAGAAAAGGGACTTCCTATCCAGGTACCGTACAATTATTTCCCAGATGATGACGATACGAAGACGCCCATCATGACCTGGCGAGGACATGCCAATCTTCTATTCTCCAACTGGTTGAATTATTTTGTCTACCAGACTACACCGTTCGAGCTCAAGCTTGCAGGAACAAGCAAGGACCAGCATAAGATATTTTATGCCGAATGA
- a CDS encoding EAL domain-containing protein produces MFTESLVYQNQDSLLTFIASHGLADKAHMFVQVFFPPAYLRNQIEAVMQEITQVLPKASIAGCTAAYSFSAGKKENFEGHVLLVFHSFESTDMRTKLVDLSHNAVSSFSEMVKEAASAISTPGTKGFLVLSTNPDIDGEKVISAIESVSPQKTEIFGSVAAASNQDQHGFVCNEEALTDEGLLLCSFSSEILQIHHLSSSNWSPIGKKFQVTRCNGRELVELDHREAKQIIMAHLGIQDATNLLDISWLYPLMHINEKGQCYTYTYHTRTDSGSLFMNSELPVGSFVQLSYENLTDVLQGIQQGYDKLRGIDTESVMLVACVSRYMLLDDLNWQLIWGYGGRVPITGMFGWGEFSKIDGTNMFSSEMLDIISFSEHTEKPFSYDFIKDEISLDKRKYDMVLHHLIMYSAREMQDINDRLELSIEDKTSQLRENYYRDLVSGFPNKNRLLRDIALKKVDKVAYIVLPLLQRYASYYGLELIRRLERAFGSFTKFCFEKENGYFYQISSESYAIGCSNRISFHDFVSKLQWYLELLKKHIFSIGGADIYLDATLGIADSNSDNICENANTALVIAINEHRQYVIYDPDSVSVTKMKANMEMVSKIRSAIEEDRIFPVFQPIYDNSKHTITKYEALARMEDTDGSIIPPLSFIEVAKLSGQYSAITTVMMKKAFEFFKESKYEFSLNLSISDIKNAESNAAILSRLSSFPKPQHVVFEILETEKIEEFEEVQQFISRVKQLGGHIALDDFGNGYSNMMYLTRLDIDYIKLDGSIVKDAATDKVAENAVKTMLNFVKITGQKVIAEYVSDQAIQQKIQELGVDYSQGYYIGRPAKMLLPDDFSLA; encoded by the coding sequence ATGTTTACTGAATCCCTAGTGTATCAGAACCAAGACAGTCTGCTTACATTCATTGCTTCCCATGGTTTGGCTGACAAGGCACATATGTTTGTCCAGGTATTTTTTCCACCTGCGTACCTCCGAAACCAAATCGAGGCAGTGATGCAGGAGATTACACAAGTCCTACCCAAGGCAAGTATTGCCGGTTGTACTGCTGCCTATAGTTTCTCTGCAGGCAAGAAGGAAAACTTCGAAGGTCATGTACTGCTCGTCTTCCACAGCTTTGAATCAACTGACATGCGGACAAAATTGGTTGACCTGAGCCATAACGCTGTTTCCAGTTTTTCGGAAATGGTAAAAGAAGCTGCCAGTGCAATCTCAACACCAGGAACAAAGGGCTTTCTTGTCTTATCTACAAATCCTGATATCGACGGAGAAAAAGTAATCTCCGCAATTGAATCAGTCTCACCGCAGAAAACGGAGATATTCGGCAGTGTTGCAGCAGCTTCAAATCAGGACCAACATGGTTTTGTCTGCAATGAGGAGGCATTGACCGACGAAGGCCTCCTCCTTTGTTCTTTTTCTTCTGAAATTCTCCAGATACATCATCTGTCTTCCAGCAATTGGTCACCGATCGGAAAAAAATTCCAGGTGACAAGATGCAACGGACGGGAGTTGGTCGAACTTGACCATCGGGAAGCCAAACAGATCATCATGGCCCATCTTGGCATACAGGATGCCACCAATCTGCTGGATATCAGCTGGCTGTATCCTCTTATGCATATCAATGAGAAAGGACAATGCTATACCTACACCTACCATACACGTACAGACAGCGGCAGTCTTTTCATGAACAGCGAGTTACCTGTCGGTTCCTTTGTCCAGCTGAGCTATGAGAATCTTACGGATGTGCTCCAAGGTATCCAGCAGGGGTATGACAAGCTACGGGGCATTGATACAGAATCAGTAATGCTTGTTGCCTGTGTAAGCCGCTATATGCTCCTTGATGACCTCAATTGGCAACTCATATGGGGATATGGAGGACGGGTTCCCATTACAGGAATGTTCGGTTGGGGTGAATTCAGCAAAATTGACGGAACCAATATGTTTTCAAGTGAGATGCTCGATATAATTTCCTTCAGTGAGCACACAGAAAAACCTTTTTCCTATGATTTCATCAAAGATGAAATTTCGCTTGACAAGAGAAAATATGATATGGTGCTCCATCATCTCATTATGTATTCTGCCAGGGAAATGCAGGATATAAATGACAGGCTCGAGCTTTCAATTGAAGACAAGACCTCACAGCTACGTGAGAACTACTATAGGGATCTGGTATCAGGCTTTCCAAATAAAAACAGGCTGTTACGTGATATTGCTCTCAAAAAGGTTGACAAAGTTGCCTATATTGTGTTGCCCTTGCTTCAGCGCTATGCATCCTACTATGGATTGGAACTTATCCGCAGGCTTGAACGGGCCTTCGGATCTTTCACCAAGTTCTGCTTTGAGAAGGAAAACGGATATTTCTACCAGATAAGCAGCGAGAGCTATGCAATAGGATGCAGCAACCGGATCAGCTTCCATGATTTTGTTTCAAAGCTGCAGTGGTACCTCGAACTGCTGAAAAAGCATATTTTCAGCATCGGTGGAGCCGATATCTATCTTGATGCAACATTGGGCATAGCAGACAGCAACAGCGACAATATCTGTGAAAATGCAAACACTGCCTTAGTCATTGCCATCAACGAACACCGCCAATACGTCATTTATGATCCGGATTCTGTCTCTGTCACAAAAATGAAGGCAAACATGGAAATGGTATCAAAGATCCGGTCTGCAATCGAAGAAGATAGGATATTCCCTGTCTTTCAGCCGATTTATGACAATTCAAAACATACGATAACAAAATATGAAGCCCTTGCACGCATGGAAGATACCGATGGGAGCATAATACCGCCCCTTTCCTTCATAGAAGTAGCAAAACTTTCAGGGCAATATAGTGCAATCACCACAGTCATGATGAAAAAAGCCTTTGAATTTTTCAAGGAAAGCAAGTATGAATTTTCACTTAATCTCTCAATCTCGGACATCAAGAACGCTGAAAGCAATGCTGCCATCCTTTCCCGTCTGTCTTCTTTCCCAAAACCTCAGCACGTCGTATTCGAAATCCTTGAAACGGAAAAAATCGAGGAATTTGAAGAAGTTCAGCAATTCATCAGCAGAGTAAAGCAACTGGGAGGACATATTGCACTCGATGATTTTGGAAACGGATATTCGAACATGATGTATCTTACACGCCTGGATATCGATTATATCAAGTTGGACGGTTCAATAGTCAAAGATGCCGCGACTGACAAAGTTGCCGAGAATGCAGTAAAGACAATGTTGAACTTTGTAAAGATCACAGGCCAGAAGGTTATAGCGGAATATGTCAGTGACCAGGCAATCCAACAGAAAATACAAGAACTTGGTGTCGATTACTCACAAGGATATTACATAGGCCGCCCCGCAAAGATGCTGCTGCCGGATGATTTCTCATTGGCTTGA
- a CDS encoding SDR family oxidoreductase: MQAVVVGGSSNIGRSICAQLVKEGYTVIGTYCAHAPNAMQGCTFRQLNNVDEVQVSKFFSSFTALDLLVNVSGVFTESLQQELDIHDFTNVFDVNVKGMFLCCKHAIPLLALHHGSIINIASSNAFHPGFGKTVHYDASKGAVVSYTRSLAAELGPQSIRVNAVAPGLINAPYLDRPENPTKGKFLARAVIKRLVEPEDIASAVLFLARNTAVTGQTICVDCGYLIG; encoded by the coding sequence ATGCAAGCTGTGGTAGTCGGAGGAAGCAGCAATATAGGTCGCAGTATCTGTGCGCAGTTGGTGAAGGAAGGCTATACCGTAATCGGTACCTACTGTGCACATGCACCCAATGCTATGCAGGGATGTACTTTCAGGCAATTGAACAATGTCGATGAGGTACAGGTAAGCAAGTTCTTTTCCAGCTTCACTGCCCTTGACCTTCTGGTCAATGTAAGTGGTGTTTTTACTGAAAGCCTGCAACAGGAATTGGATATCCATGATTTTACCAACGTCTTTGATGTCAATGTCAAAGGCATGTTTCTTTGTTGCAAACATGCAATTCCTCTTCTTGCACTGCATCATGGTAGCATCATCAACATTGCTTCTTCCAATGCATTTCATCCTGGCTTCGGAAAGACAGTCCATTACGATGCTTCCAAAGGTGCTGTCGTATCATATACACGAAGCCTGGCAGCAGAACTCGGTCCTCAGTCAATACGGGTAAATGCAGTAGCTCCAGGACTTATCAACGCTCCTTATCTTGATCGGCCGGAAAACCCCACTAAGGGTAAATTCCTTGCCCGCGCAGTCATAAAGCGTCTTGTGGAACCGGAAGACATTGCTTCTGCCGTACTGTTCTTGGCGAGGAACACTGCCGTCACGGGACAGACAATCTGTGTCGACTGCGGCTATCTGATTGGGTGA
- a CDS encoding cupin domain-containing protein: MATLDATQLIEQLHLVPLEKEGGYFHRVMTFKDGKEKEAGSIIYYLMTENSFSALHRLAHDESWLFLDGDPVEQLQLLPDGTHSLTILGKAGEGYAPYALVENDCWQGTRLKHGGHWALVACVLVPAFRYDAFELGGRELLEMYPGVAFLGDFLAGKEA; the protein is encoded by the coding sequence ATGGCCACGCTAGATGCAACGCAACTTATTGAACAGTTGCATCTGGTTCCCCTTGAGAAAGAAGGTGGTTATTTCCATAGGGTCATGACTTTCAAGGACGGCAAGGAAAAGGAAGCTGGTTCTATCATTTACTATCTTATGACGGAAAACAGTTTTTCAGCATTGCATCGCCTTGCCCATGATGAATCTTGGTTGTTCCTTGATGGGGATCCTGTCGAACAGCTTCAGTTGTTGCCGGACGGTACCCACAGCTTGACCATCTTGGGAAAGGCTGGTGAGGGATATGCCCCTTATGCTTTGGTGGAGAATGATTGCTGGCAGGGAACCCGTCTGAAGCACGGCGGCCATTGGGCTTTGGTTGCCTGTGTCCTTGTTCCTGCTTTCCGGTACGATGCCTTTGAACTGGGAGGAAGGGAATTGCTTGAAATGTATCCAGGTGTAGCTTTTCTTGGAGATTTCCTTGCAGGGAAGGAGGCTTAG
- a CDS encoding purine-nucleoside phosphorylase: protein MMTEREQLEESVAYLSEIFGTQVADIALILGSGLGQFGEELSETIAIPYKEIPYFPVSTAPGHTGKLLTGDLGGRHIICMQGRFHHYEGYSMQTIAYPIKVLKLLGVKYLILTNAAGCLNEKWQPGDLMVISDHIKLQAESPLTGQQQDGLLGPRFFDMSNAYDAELRKYAREIASRQHIAIKEGVYQYFTGPNFETPAEIRAARLLGADAVGMSTVPEAITAAYLGLRTLGLSCLTNMGAGMTKKAIDGNDVLETSMKVKDTFTAYMKQLVTEWPR, encoded by the coding sequence ATGATGACAGAACGAGAACAATTGGAAGAATCCGTAGCATACCTTTCTGAAATATTCGGGACACAGGTCGCTGACATTGCCTTGATACTTGGAAGTGGACTGGGACAGTTCGGCGAAGAATTATCAGAAACCATTGCCATTCCTTACAAGGAGATACCATATTTTCCGGTTTCCACGGCTCCTGGACATACAGGAAAGTTGCTTACCGGCGATCTAGGTGGCCGTCATATAATCTGTATGCAAGGACGATTCCATCATTATGAAGGATATTCCATGCAGACCATTGCATATCCGATCAAAGTCCTGAAATTGCTCGGTGTCAAGTATTTGATTCTTACCAATGCGGCGGGGTGTCTCAACGAAAAATGGCAGCCGGGAGACTTGATGGTCATAAGTGACCATATCAAGCTGCAGGCAGAGTCTCCGCTTACCGGGCAACAGCAGGATGGGCTTCTTGGCCCCCGTTTCTTTGATATGTCAAATGCCTATGATGCAGAGCTTAGGAAATATGCCCGGGAAATTGCCAGCAGGCAGCATATTGCCATCAAGGAAGGGGTCTACCAATACTTTACCGGTCCGAATTTTGAAACACCGGCTGAAATCAGGGCAGCAAGGCTATTGGGTGCTGATGCTGTGGGTATGTCTACCGTCCCTGAAGCCATAACTGCAGCCTATCTGGGACTTCGGACGCTTGGCCTAAGCTGTCTGACCAACATGGGTGCGGGCATGACCAAGAAAGCCATTGACGGCAACGACGTACTTGAGACCAGCATGAAGGTAAAAGATACGTTTACCGCTTACATGAAACAGTTGGTAACAGAATGGCCACGCTAG
- a CDS encoding TIGR00300 family protein, which produces MEKRLFRCEGHLIDSGLLSKVLNTILEAGSDYHITDFVIGKTPDQTSSVKIAVMSKDSHSLKELTVRLGKLGAYEEEVPPAIFKAADRDKHAPEDFYSTTNHRSEVFTEGTWHKVLDQRMDAVIVRAADGLLRCTKLRNIKAGDMILCNGESVRVFPPQASRRKSNGFAFMDNAVSSERSGETAIRGVADMMSTIRHDHGRIIVVCGPVVVHTGGADALASLIRKGYVQGFLGGNAVAVHDLEYRFFGTSLGIDLKTGKQTEHGHDHHMKAINRIYGYGSIRNAIASGALKEGLMFEVLTNGIPYCLAGSIRDDGPLPETVNDMIEAQRQYASIIKDADMILMLSTMLHSIGTGNMTPSHVHTICVDINPAVVTKLSDRGTGQAVGIVSDVGLFLRELDASLRPLPGSAAAAAETAAGEATAAASDTTT; this is translated from the coding sequence ATGGAAAAACGACTATTCAGATGCGAAGGACACTTGATCGATTCCGGTCTGCTTTCCAAAGTACTCAATACGATACTGGAAGCAGGATCTGATTACCATATTACTGATTTTGTCATCGGAAAGACACCGGATCAGACTTCTTCCGTAAAAATCGCTGTCATGTCCAAAGATAGCCACAGCCTGAAGGAACTGACGGTACGGCTCGGAAAACTCGGAGCCTATGAGGAAGAAGTCCCGCCGGCAATATTCAAGGCGGCAGACAGGGACAAACATGCTCCCGAAGATTTCTATTCTACGACAAACCACCGCAGTGAAGTCTTTACCGAGGGGACTTGGCATAAAGTGCTGGACCAAAGGATGGACGCAGTCATCGTCAGGGCTGCCGATGGACTGCTCCGCTGTACAAAGCTGAGAAACATAAAGGCAGGCGACATGATACTTTGCAACGGAGAATCGGTAAGAGTATTTCCTCCTCAGGCAAGCAGACGGAAAAGCAACGGCTTTGCATTCATGGACAATGCAGTATCAAGCGAACGAAGCGGTGAAACAGCCATACGCGGTGTTGCAGACATGATGAGTACGATCAGGCACGACCATGGCAGAATCATCGTTGTCTGCGGACCGGTAGTCGTACATACCGGAGGTGCCGATGCCTTGGCATCCTTGATTCGCAAAGGCTATGTCCAAGGCTTCCTCGGAGGCAATGCAGTTGCAGTACATGACCTGGAATATCGTTTTTTCGGCACCAGCCTCGGCATAGATCTCAAGACAGGGAAACAGACAGAACACGGCCATGACCACCACATGAAGGCAATCAACAGGATCTACGGCTATGGTTCGATAAGGAATGCCATTGCCAGCGGTGCGCTGAAGGAAGGGCTGATGTTTGAAGTCCTCACCAACGGCATACCCTACTGCCTGGCCGGTTCCATACGTGACGACGGACCTCTTCCTGAAACGGTCAATGACATGATCGAAGCCCAAAGACAATATGCCTCCATCATCAAGGATGCCGATATGATACTGATGCTTTCCACCATGCTCCATTCAATCGGCACAGGCAATATGACACCTTCGCATGTACACACCATCTGTGTGGATATCAATCCGGCCGTCGTGACAAAGCTATCCGACAGAGGTACAGGACAAGCCGTCGGCATCGTCAGTGATGTCGGACTTTTCCTGCGCGAGCTTGATGCCAGTCTCAGACCCCTACCAGGTTCCGCCGCCGCCGCCGCCGAAACCGCCGCCGGAGAAGCCACCGCCGCCGCCTCCGATACCACCACCTGA
- a CDS encoding DUF2207 domain-containing protein: MLNSSKLQMKRSFLLFLGCFVLLPLFAVDSGNEIAVKVVANKNNVLDVQENYQLFFDSPRHGFYRVIPTNSSNDYMVRVSDIRCSEKFSVDRQSGNVMVKVGDPDRLVSGVQHYTLSYSYDIGADQNDGYDQLYYNILGTGWQLPFDRLDFTIQTPFDLRNDRIVFSRGAYGSVGGNVNYTLSDDGKTISGTAYGFAPGEGLTVNVRLPDGSFVGARDPIGIARGFFVPYLALLVLLLGLVFALYLKYGKDEKLIDVETFDPPDDLSPMLLAHLLKGSANDSDAVAMLFYWADKGYISIQEEETGKGMFAKKSYTYTCLAAAPKFTSTAEEQLYHVFLGATPVVGMSHDPSQFGSSFVEGLRRAETECASYFEGEHSLKNKKSKRAKLLAILLGAVAFVVLSIALGKGIPAAAIAPSLLCFLLFLVLYVPTDRLINHSAGKKIFSKAGKIVGISLLFLIVCAADFLIIEFLLAFPTALSFRYALGTGIFSLLLSILTAAIEKRSPYAQQILQQALGFKSFIEYVELDKLKRLIDEQPMLYYHLLSYAIVLGLEKKVVEEIRDFPSR; encoded by the coding sequence ATGCTAAATTCCAGCAAGTTGCAGATGAAAAGAAGCTTTTTGCTTTTCTTAGGTTGCTTTGTCCTGTTGCCGTTGTTTGCCGTAGACAGTGGCAATGAAATTGCTGTCAAGGTCGTTGCCAACAAGAACAATGTACTTGATGTACAGGAAAATTATCAGTTATTCTTCGACAGTCCTCGACATGGATTCTACAGGGTCATTCCTACAAATTCCTCGAATGATTATATGGTCAGGGTCTCCGATATCCGATGTTCGGAAAAGTTTTCCGTTGACAGGCAAAGTGGAAACGTCATGGTGAAGGTAGGGGATCCTGACAGGCTTGTCAGTGGTGTGCAGCATTACACACTCAGTTATTCCTATGATATCGGTGCAGACCAGAATGACGGCTATGACCAGCTGTATTACAATATACTCGGTACTGGCTGGCAACTGCCTTTTGACCGGCTTGATTTTACAATCCAGACACCGTTTGATCTGCGTAATGACAGGATTGTCTTCAGCCGGGGTGCCTATGGCAGTGTCGGTGGCAATGTCAACTATACGCTTTCTGATGATGGCAAGACGATTTCTGGAACTGCTTACGGTTTTGCACCCGGTGAGGGACTTACTGTCAACGTCAGGCTTCCTGACGGTTCATTTGTCGGAGCAAGGGATCCAATAGGTATAGCAAGAGGGTTTTTTGTTCCGTACCTAGCCCTGCTTGTCCTGTTGCTGGGATTGGTTTTTGCCTTGTATCTGAAATATGGAAAGGATGAAAAACTGATTGATGTAGAGACCTTTGATCCTCCTGATGATCTTTCTCCGATGTTGCTGGCTCATTTGCTCAAAGGCTCGGCGAATGACAGTGATGCCGTTGCCATGCTTTTCTATTGGGCCGACAAAGGTTACATTTCCATACAGGAAGAAGAGACGGGAAAAGGGATGTTTGCCAAGAAGAGCTATACCTATACCTGTCTTGCAGCTGCCCCGAAATTTACAAGTACGGCAGAGGAACAGCTGTACCATGTGTTCCTCGGTGCGACACCTGTGGTAGGCATGAGCCATGACCCATCGCAGTTCGGCAGTTCCTTCGTGGAGGGCTTGCGTAGGGCTGAAACCGAATGTGCAAGTTACTTTGAAGGTGAACATAGCCTGAAGAACAAGAAGAGCAAAAGAGCAAAGCTGCTTGCCATCCTCCTTGGAGCTGTAGCCTTTGTTGTGCTCAGCATTGCCTTGGGAAAAGGCATACCGGCAGCTGCCATAGCTCCTTCTCTTCTTTGCTTCTTGCTTTTCCTGGTTCTCTATGTCCCTACTGACAGGCTCATCAACCACAGTGCAGGCAAGAAGATATTCAGCAAGGCAGGAAAGATCGTAGGAATTTCATTGCTGTTTCTTATCGTCTGTGCTGCAGATTTTCTGATCATAGAATTCTTATTGGCATTTCCTACGGCGCTTTCCTTCCGATATGCATTGGGGACCGGCATCTTCAGTCTGCTGCTGTCAATCCTTACAGCGGCCATTGAAAAGCGTAGTCCATATGCGCAGCAGATATTGCAGCAGGCCCTTGGATTCAAGTCTTTCATTGAGTATGTGGAGCTTGACAAGCTGAAGCGTCTGATCGATGAGCAGCCGATGCTCTACTATCATCTTCTGTCGTATGCCATTGTGCTGGGGCTTGAGAAAAAAGTGGTCGAAGAAATTCGAGACTTTCCATCTCGATAA
- a CDS encoding DUF1848 domain-containing protein, translated as MILSCSRRCDIPSFFPRWLVSRLEAGYVLVRNPYDRHKVSRISLQPEVVDAMIFWSKNPQPLFPYLDRIPYPYYFQFTLTPYGKELEPNLPDKKSYLVPAFKNLVELLEHDRWGQGRSRVLWRWDPIILTDKMDENFHLEQFEIYCQLLEGYTGRCTISILDAYTRTKKNLRGLPVQYRSPKDLSQLAVSMVDIGKEHGIDVVSCCEDELGIRKGACIDAALLDGLFSLGLTVQKDKGQRPGCRCCNSIDIGSYDCCLWGCRYCYATGSLAAAQQNVSLHDEKSPLLYGNIDKADIITERKMCSLVSGLPSLKTRNVTTAVLRKQRDASAPSLHPSIRGKPQGIS; from the coding sequence ATGATACTCAGTTGCAGCAGGCGATGCGACATCCCTTCATTTTTCCCCAGATGGCTTGTTTCCAGACTTGAAGCCGGTTATGTCCTTGTCCGAAATCCCTATGACAGGCATAAGGTCAGCAGAATAAGCCTGCAACCTGAAGTTGTAGATGCCATGATATTCTGGTCAAAGAATCCCCAACCGCTTTTCCCTTATCTGGACCGTATCCCCTATCCATATTACTTCCAGTTTACCCTGACGCCTTACGGCAAGGAACTTGAACCGAATCTCCCGGACAAGAAAAGTTATCTGGTCCCTGCCTTCAAAAATCTGGTAGAGCTTCTGGAACATGACCGCTGGGGACAGGGTCGTTCCAGAGTACTTTGGCGATGGGACCCGATCATATTGACCGATAAGATGGATGAAAACTTCCACCTGGAACAGTTTGAAATCTATTGTCAGCTGCTTGAAGGATATACCGGACGGTGTACCATAAGCATTCTCGATGCCTACACAAGGACAAAGAAGAATCTAAGAGGCCTTCCCGTACAGTATCGTTCACCGAAGGACCTTTCCCAACTGGCAGTTTCAATGGTCGATATCGGCAAAGAACATGGAATTGATGTGGTAAGCTGCTGTGAAGACGAACTTGGCATCAGGAAGGGAGCCTGCATTGATGCCGCCTTGCTTGACGGGTTGTTTTCCTTGGGACTGACCGTGCAGAAAGACAAAGGCCAACGGCCCGGATGCAGATGTTGCAACAGCATCGACATAGGAAGCTATGACTGCTGTCTCTGGGGCTGCAGATACTGTTATGCAACAGGAAGTCTTGCTGCAGCACAGCAAAATGTAAGCCTGCATGACGAGAAAAGTCCTCTTCTCTATGGAAACATAGACAAGGCTGACATCATCACAGAACGGAAGATGTGCAGCCTTGTGTCCGGTTTGCCTTCACTGAAAACTAGAAATGTGACAACTGCTGTATTACGAAAACAGAGAGATGCTTCAGCCCCCTCGCTCCACCCATCAATACGGGGCAAGCCCCAAGGTATTTCTTAG